The Alnus glutinosa chromosome 7, dhAlnGlut1.1, whole genome shotgun sequence genome includes a region encoding these proteins:
- the LOC133872895 gene encoding lipid phosphate phosphatase gamma-like, which yields MATLPLKAVMLTDVRYQRGDPLGHFLAWVSLVPVFISLGGFISHFFFRRELQGMFFALGLIISQFINEFVKTSVQQARPETCALLETCDSLGWPSSHSQYMSFFAVYFTLLTCKGIGFWDTTNKWVVNFWPWCLVIFTMYSRVYLGYHTVAQVFAGAILGVCLGALWFWVVNSVLSAYFPAIEDSAFGRMFYVKDTSHIPNVLKFEYDNARAARKNMASKEP from the coding sequence ATGGCGACGCTGCCACTGAAGGCTGTGATGCTGACCGACGTGCGGTACCAGAGGGGGGATCCGCTGGGGCACTTCCTAGCGTGGGTCTCGCTAGTGCCGGTCTTCATCAGCCTCGGCGGCTTCATCTCGCACTTCTTCTTCCGGCGCGAGCTTCAGGGCATGTTCTTCGCTCTGGGCCTCATAATTTCGCAGTTCATCAACGAGTTTGTCAAGACATCGGTCCAGCAGGCTCGCCCCGAGACCTGCGCTCTGCTCGAGACGTGCGACTCTCTCGGCTGGCCCTCCAGCCACTCCCAGTACATGTCCTTCTTTGCTGTGTATTTTACGCTGTTGACGTGTAAAGGGATTGGGTTCTGGGACACAACGAACAAGTGGGTTGTGAATTTTTGGCCTTGGTGTCTTGTAATTTTCACTATGTATTCTAGGGTGTATTTGGGGTACCATACTGTTGCCCAGGTCTTCGCTGGGGCTATTCTGGGGGTCTGTCTTGGGGCCCTGTGGTTCTGGGTTGTGAATTCTGTGCTTTCCGCTTACTTTCCGGCCATCGAGGACAGCGCTTTTGGGAGGATGTTCTATGTTAAGGATACGTCACATATACCCAATGTGTTGAAGTTCGAGTACGACAATGCCAGAGCTGCGAGGAAAAACATGGCTTCCAAGGAACCATGA
- the LOC133873735 gene encoding importin subunit alpha-9 — MADEGLASHRRDPIKSSVGNAAANRRRQHAVTVGKERRESLVRAKRLCRVGISDESDVSLDNDMMIDEEQSILEAQTSSAVEELKSAVAYQGKGAMQKRVSALRELRRLLSRSELPPVEAALKAGAISILVQCLSFGSPDEQLLEAAWCLTNIAAGKPEETEALLPSLPLLIAHLGEKSSLSVAEQCAWALGNVAGEGEKLRNVLLSQGALLPLARMMLPNKGSTVRTAAWALSNLIKGPDQKAATELIRVDGVLDAIVRHLKKADDELATEVAWVVVYLSALSNVATCMLVKSDVLQLLVERLATSNSLQLLIPVLRSLGNLVAGDSSTTNAVLVPGREITDNVIEVLVKSLKSEHRVLKKEAAWVLSNIAAGSVEHKQLIYNSEAVLLLLRLLSTAPFDIRKEVAYVLGNLCVAQTEGDGKPNLILEHLVSLVGRGCLPGFIDLVRSADTESARVGLQFMELVLRCMPNGEGPKLVEQEDGIDAMERFQFHENEDLRNMANGLVDKYFGEDYGLDE, encoded by the exons ATGGCGGATGAAGGCTTGGCTTCTCACAGAAGAGACCCAATTAAGTCTTCAG TCGGGAATGCTGCGGCAAATCGAAGACGGCAACATGCGGTTACGgtgggaaaagaaagaagagaatcaTTGGTGCGGGCGAAGCGCCTATGCAGAGTTGGGATTAGTGATGAGAGTGATGTTTCTCTTGACAATGATATGATGATTGATGAAGAGCAATCAATTTTGGAGGCTCAAACTTCTTCGGCAGTGGAAGAGTTGAAGTCCGCCGTGGCATATCA GGGAAAAGGTGCAATGCAGAAGAGAGTAAGTGCCCTTCGTGAACTAAGGCGTTTGTTGTCAAGATCTGAATTGCCTCCTGTTGAAGCTGCCCTTAAAGCTGGAGCAATATCCATACTTGTGCAGTGTCTTTCATTTGGCTCTCCAGATGAACAG TTGCTTGAGGCAGCTTGGTGCCTCACAAATATTGCAGCAGGAAAACCTGAAGAAACAGAAGCTTTATTGCCTTCATTACCATTGCTTATTGCTCATCTTGGAG AAAAGAGTTCCTTATCTGTTGCTGAGCAGTGCGCATGGGCATTAGGAAATGTTGCTGGTGAAGGAGAGAAGCTGAGAAATGTTTTGCTATCCCAAGGAGCCTTACTACCTCTTGCAAGAATGATGCTGCCAAACAAGGGTTCAACTGTGAGAACAGCTGCTTGGGCATTGTCAAACCTAATCAAG GGACCAGACCAGAAAGCTGCCACTGAACTCATCAGAGTTGATGGGGTGTTGGATGCAATTGTTCGGCACCTGAAAAAAGC GGACGATGAGTTGGCAACTGAAGTAGCATGGGTAGTTGTGTATCTCTCAGCCCTTTCAAATGTTGCTACCTGTATGCTCGTGAAGAGTGATGTCCTTCAACTGCTTGTGGAAAGATTGGCAACATCAAATAGCTTGCAATTGCTCATTCCG GTGCTGCGAAGTTTAGGTAATCTCGTGGCTGGTGATTCCAGCACAACTAACGCTGTTCTTGTTCCTGGACGTGAAATTACAG ATAATGTCATAGAAGTCCTTGTAAAAAGTTTGAAGAGTGAACACCGGGTTTTGAAGAAG GAAGCAGCGTGGGTACTATCTAATATAGCTGCCGGTTCTGTTGAACACAAGCAGTTGATATATAATAGTGAGGCAGTGCTATTGCTATTGAGGCTTCTTTCCACGGCACCATTTGACATAAGAAAGGAAGTAGCATATGTACTGGGGAACCTCTGTGTTGCCCAGACAGAAGGTGATGGAAAACCAAACCTGATCCTGGAGCACTTGGTTTCACTTGTTGGTAGAGGATGCCTGCCTGGATTTATTGACTTGGTTAGATCAGCTGATACTGAGTCTGCAAGAGTAGGACTTCAGTTCATGGAACTG GTTTTGAGGTGTATGCCAAATGGTGAGGGCCCAAAGCTTGTTGAGCAAGAGGATGGAATTGATGCCATGGAAAGATTTCAGTTTCATGAAAATGAAGACCTGAGAAATATGGCAAATGGTCTAGTGGACAAGTACTTTGGAGAAGACTACGGGCTTGATGAATAG
- the LOC133873848 gene encoding DEAD-box ATP-dependent RNA helicase 57 yields the protein MEKAASFLFSGIHFDRKKFAGDFSRFEEKKERDISVEESSLAEIEKSEPEEGKVSVKKRKRKAKAKDLETVEGFSVFKSSKQEVEPVVLNEENDKAEDRPLKAKKEVYRQQERDALSRKKYNIHVSGNNVPSPLQNFEELSSRYGCEPYLLRNMASLGFNEPTPIQRQAIPVLLSGQECFACAPTGSGKTLAFVCPMLMKLEHPSTNGIRALILCPTRELATQTTRESKKLAKGKQFRIKLMTRELLRSADLSKLPCDILISTPLRLRFAIRKKKLDLSRVQYLVLDESDKLFENRLIKQIDSVVKACSNPSIIRSMFSATLPDFVEDLARTIMHDAVRVIVGRKNTASESIKQKLIFAGSEEGKLLALRQSFAESLNPPVLIFVQSKERAKELYGELAYDNIRVDVIHSDLSQLQRENAVDSFRAGKTWVLIATDVIARGMDFKCVNCVINYDFPDSAAAYIHRIGRTGRAGRTGEAITFYTKNDVRFLRNVANVMTASGCEVPSWIMTLPKLKWKKHRPQREPISTKPKD from the exons ATGGAAAAAGCCGCCTCCTTCTTGTTTTCTGGCATTCACTTTGACCGGAAAAAGTTCGCCGGAGATTTCTCCAGGTTCGAG gagaagaaagaaagagatataTCGGTGGAGGAATCGAGCTTGGCTGAAATCGAAAAATCTGAACCGGAGGAGGGTAAGGTCTCTGTCAAGAAGCGGAAGCGAAAGGCAAAGGCAAAGgatttgg AAACGGTAGAGGGATTCAGTGTCTTTAAGAGCTCGAAACAAGAAGTGGAACCTGTGGTGCTGAATGAAGAGAATGACAAAGCCGAAGACAGGCCTTtaaaagcaaagaaagaagTATATAGGCAACAAGAG CGGGATGCTCTGTCACGTAAGAAGTACAACATTCATGTGTCCGGGAATAATGTACCAAGTCCACTTCAGAATTTTGAGGAATTAAGCTCAAG ATATGGGTGTGAGCCTTATTTGTTACGCAATATGGCAAGTCTTGGATTTAATGAGCCGACACCAATCCAAAGGCAGGCTATTCCGgttcttttatct GGCCAGGAATGCTTTGCATGTGCTCCAACTGGATCCGGTAAAACCTTGGCTTTTGTCTGTCCCATGCTAATGAAACtggag CATCCATCAACTAATGGCATCCGAGCTCTTATCCTCTGTCCCACACGAGAGTTAGCTACTCAGACAACTAGAGAGAGCAAGAAATTGGCAAAAGGAAAACAATTCCGTATCAAGTTGATGACAAGAGAGCTATTAAGAAGTGCTGATTTGTCCAAGCTACCTTGTGATATACTTATATCAACACCACTTAGGTTGAGGTTTgctattaggaaaaaaaagctCGACTTAAGCAG GGTTCAGTATCTTGTCCTGGATGAATCTGATAAGCTATTTGAGAATCGTTTGATAAAGCAGATTGATTCTGTGGTCAAAGCTTGTTCAAATCCTTCGATAATACGCTCCATGTTTAGTGCTACCTTACCTGACTTTGTTGAGGACCTTGCACGCACAATAATGCATGATGCTGTTCGAGTTATTGTTGGCAGAAA GAACACTGCTTCTGAATCGATCAagcaaaaattgatttttgcgGGAAGTGAAGAAGGAAAACTTCTTGCACTTCGTCAAAGCTTTGCAGAG AGTTTGAATCCACCTGTATTAATCTTTGTACAAAGCAAGGAGCGGGCAAAGGAACTATATGGGGAACTGGCATATGATAACATAAGAGTCGATGTCATCCATTCTGATTTGTCCCAATTGCAG CGAGAAAATGCTGTCGATAGCTTCAGAGCTGGCAAGACATGGGTACTGATTGCCACCGATGTTATTGCCCGGGGTATGGATTTCAAATGTGTCAACTGTGTGATTAATTATGATTTTCCAGACTCTGCTGCTGCATACATCCACAGGATTG GTCGGACGGGCAGAGCAGGGAGGACGGGAGAAGCTATTACTTTTTACACCAAGAACGACGTCCGCTTCCTGCGGAACGTAGCTAATGTAATGACAGCTTCAGGTTGTGAAGTTCCATCCTGGATCATGACATTGCCCAAATTGAAATGGAAGAAGCACCGTCCACAAAGAGAGCCAATatcaacaaaaccaaaagattAG
- the LOC133873849 gene encoding beta-1,4-xylosyltransferase IRX9: MGSLERSKKKVQLWKKAIFHFSLCFVMGFFTGFAPTGKDSVFSNHVTASSNISESPSSHPIQTLPEAAKVNRSLIAKAPATIPARPEQSDSTKLPEKEKEEEKEKEKEPKLTPRRLVIIVTPTSAKDQFRGVLLRRLANTLRLVAPPLLWIVVEPQTDSNQVSEILRKTGIMYRHLVFNKNFTDTEAEMDHQRNVALKHIEHHRLGGILHFAGLSNVYDLGFFDQLREIEVFGAWPMALLSANEKKVKIDGPVCDSSQVIGWHLRKMNNESNTRPPIHISSFGFNSSILWDPERWGRPSALQKYSQNSMRFVKQVVLEDETKLKGIPPEDCSKIILWRLQLPGAATSN; this comes from the exons ATGGGGTCCTTGGAAAGATCAAAGAAAAAAGTTCAGTTATGGAAGAAAGCAATTTTCCATTTCTCTCTGTGCTTTGTTATGGGGTTCTTCACCGGCTTCGCTCCAACGGGTAAGGATTCAGTTTTTTCTAACCATGTTACAGCTTCATCAAATATATCAGAATCCCCATCGTCACACCCAATTCAAACGCTGCCGGAAGCAGCAAAAGTTAATAGGAGTTTGATAGCCAAAGCTCCGGCGACCATTCCGGCGAGGCCTGAACAGTCGGATAGCACAAAGttaccagaaaaagaaaaagaagaagaaaaagaaaaagaaaaagaacccaAGTTGACGCCCAGACGGCTTGTGATTATCGTCACACCGACGAGCGCAAAAGATCAGTTTCGGGGTGTTCTTTTGAGAAGGCTGGCTAATACTCTGAGGTTGGTTGCTCCGCCATTGCTGTGGATCGTGGTGGAGCCGCAAACGGATTCAAACCAAGTGTCAGAAATACTTAGAAAAACAGGTATTATGTATAGGCATTTGGTTTTCAATAAGAATTTCACGGACACGGAAGCTGAAATGGATCACCAGCGAAACGTCGCGCTTAAGCACATCGAGCACCATCGACTCGGTGGGATCCTGCATTTTGCCGGGCTTTCCAATGTTTATGATCTTGGCTTCTTCGACCAGCTCAGAGAAATTGA GGTGTTTGGGGCATGGCCAATGGCTTTGCTGTCAGCAAACGAGAAGAAAGTGAAAATAGACGGGCCAGTGTGTGATTCTTCACAAGTTATCGGATGGCATCTGAGGAAAATGAACAATGAATCCAATACGAGGCCCCCTATTCATATTTCTAGCTTTGGCTTCAACAGCTCCATCCTCTGGGACCCCGAGCGATGGGGTCGCCCTTCTGCTCTTCAAAAATACTCCCAG AATTCAATGAGATTTGTAAAACAAGTAGTTCTTGAAGACGAGACCAAATTAAAAGGAATCCCACCGGAGGACTGCTCCAAGATTATACTCTGGCGTCTTCAGTTGCCCGGAGCGGCGACATCAAATTAA
- the LOC133872903 gene encoding protein IQ-DOMAIN 2-like has translation MGRKGNWFSSVKKALSPDSKEKTDQRSNKSKKKWFGKQKHLDLESTSLGTVTVPPLPAEEEVKLTNAENEQRDHAYSVAVTTAPAADVAVAAAQAATEVVRLTAVTRFAGKSREEVAAIKIQTAFRGYMARRALRALRGLVRLKSLMEGPVVKRQAAKTLRCMQTLARVQSQIRSRRIRMTEENQALQKQLLQKRAKEFESLQIGEEWDDSIQSKEQIEANLLTKHEAAMRRERALAYAFSHQQTWKNGSRSVNPMFTDPSNPTWGWSWLERWMAARPWESRSMTDKELNNDHSSVKSASQSFVGGEISKSYARYQLNSDNHSPTASQKTGHHTFQSPSTPKPASSKGAKKVKPPSPRGGWGPDDDSKSMVSLQSERFRRHSIAGSSVRDDESLASSPAVPSYMVATKSARAKTRLQSPLGSEKNGTPEKGSFGTPEKGSFGTPEKGSFGPAKKRLSFPTSPARPRRHSGPPKVDVSRNAENNTSNGVGS, from the exons ATGGGGAGGAAGGGAAATTGGTTTTCTAGTGTAAAGAAAGCGCTTAGCCCAGATTCCAAGGAGAAGACTGACCAG AGATCAAATAAATCGAAAAAGAAATGGTTTGGAAAGCAGAAACACCTGGATTTAGAATCTACCTCTTTAGGAACTGTCACAGTGCCACCTCTTCCCGCTGAGGAAGAGGTCAAATTAACCAATGCAGAGAATGAACAGAGGGATCATGCTTACTCTGTTGCAGTCACCACTGCTCCAGCTGCTGATGTGGCTGTTGCTGCTGCTCAGGCAGCCACTGAGGTTGTTCGACTCACTGCAGTTACTAGGTTTGCAGGCAAATCGAGGGAGGAAGTGGCAGCAATCAAGATTCAAACAGCATTTCGGGGATACATG GCAAGAAGGGCATTGCGGGCTTTAAGGGGGCTGGTCAGGCTGAAATCACTGATGGAAGGACCTGTTGTGAAACGCCAAGCTGCAAAAACCCTCAGATGCATGCAGACTCTAGCACGTGTGCAATCTCAGATCCGTTCCAGGAGGATCAGGATGACAGAGGAGAATCAGGCTCTCCAGAAACAACTCCTACAGAAACGAGCAAAAGAGTTTGAGAGCTTGCAG ATTGGAGAGGAATGGGATGACAGCATTCAGTCAAAGGAACAAATTGAAGCAAATCTTCTTACCAAGCATGAGGCAGCTATGAGGAGAGAAAGAGCACTGGCTTATGCTTTCTCTCATCAG CAAACCTGGAAGAATGGTTCAAGATCTGTAAACCCAATGTTTACGGATCCAAGCAATCCCACCTGGGGCTGGAGCTGGTTGGAACGATGGATGGCAGCCCGTCCATGGGAGAGTCGTAGCATGACGGATAAAGAACTGAACAACGACCATTCATCTGTAAAGAGTGCGAGCCAGAGCTTTGTTGGTGGAGAAATCAGCAAATCTTATGCTCGCTACCAGCTCAATTCTGATAATCATTCTCCAACAGCCAGCCAAAAGACCGGTCATCATACCTTCCAGTCCCCTTCAACTCCTAAGCCAGCTTCCTCAAAAGGAGCAAAGAAAGTAAAGCCTCCAAGCCCAAGGGGTGGATGGGGTCCAGATGATGACTCCAAAAGCATGGTCAGTTTGCAGTCAGAACGATTTCGAAGGCACAGTATTGCTGGGTCATCAGTGAGAGATGATGAAAGTCTGGCAAGCTCTCCAGCAGTTCCGAGTTATATGGTAGCCACCAAGTCTGCAAGAGCTAAGACCAGGTTGCAAAGCCCATTGGGGTCTGAGAAGAACGGGACGCCAGAAAAGGGATCTTTCGGGACGCCAGAAAAGGGGTCTTTCGGGACGCCGGAAAAGGGGTCTTTTGGGCCTGCAAAGAAACGGCTTTCATTCCCGACCTCACCAGCCAGGCCAAGGCGGCATTCAGGTCCACCAAAGGTGGATGTCAGTCGTAATGCAGAAAACAACACGAGCAATGGAGTTGGCAGTTGA